In one Candidatus Poribacteria bacterium genomic region, the following are encoded:
- a CDS encoding RidA family protein: protein MPDRVELNPPWPWASQFRIAQGVQVGNTVYVSGQVAFDPQGNLVGGDDMGAQARQVFVNVQSVLAEAGATMEDVVKITAFLTDMSRYAEYAAARTETFPNNIPASATVATPTLVNSDLLVEVEAIAEIGCGGT, encoded by the coding sequence ATGCCAGACCGAGTTGAACTGAATCCACCCTGGCCTTGGGCGAGCCAATTCCGAATAGCCCAAGGAGTACAGGTAGGAAACACCGTATATGTATCAGGACAGGTCGCCTTCGATCCACAGGGCAATTTAGTTGGCGGGGACGACATGGGGGCACAGGCGCGACAAGTTTTCGTCAATGTTCAATCGGTCCTCGCTGAAGCCGGCGCAACTATGGAGGACGTGGTAAAAATCACCGCCTTTCTTACCGATATGAGCCGCTACGCAGAGTACGCAGCCGCGCGTACAGAGACATTCCCAAACAACATTCCGGCTAGCGCCACGGTCGCCACGCCAACATTGGTGAACAGCGACCTGCTTGTCGAGGTCGAAGCAATCGCCGAGATCGGTTGCGGTGGGACATAG
- a CDS encoding OPT/YSL family transporter, with translation MRSDSPTKDTSITFQSGLTLKSCLITLLLIPITAYWLIELEVVRYTFPTIIHPFSNVIFVIFWLLLIRHILVKISPTLGLSQQELLTIYIMLGFVSCLCSYDMMEILVPILGHPFRFATPENGWRELLFKHLPEWLTVRDEKALTPFYKGGTTLYEEGYFKAWLIPGVAWIAFLFALMVVMLGLTTLLRKQWTEHERLTYPLIQLPLEMTNPRSSFFKNRLMWLGFGIAALISIENLLNSIYPAFPYIPVKRQNIHQFFTERPWNAMGSVRLSFYPFVIGISFLMPLDLLLSCWVFYWVFKIELMVGNIMGWQGLPRFPYIAEQSFGVYIGLFAVALWTGRAHFTRLGRHLFSSTTSTSQLDDSHEPMRYRLAFACVVFGTIFLTVFSYKAGMPLWVIPLFFGIYFLLGTMIARLRAEMGFLCHDFQNGVDPHHMIIDAFGTRRLGAGALTVFTLYMHVTFANRTNLMPQQLEAFKISERRNINPRHIVIAIVLATLIGAIATYWLLLDNYYRHGAESGYYMGPTTGRGWIYHRLESWLNSPQERDEPALAFMGGGLGIAVVLMLLRGRFLWWSLHPLGYAMADSWGMYNLWSCLFVAWALKAVILRYGGLNAYRRAIPCFLGLALGDYLLSNIWGILSILTNTPLYQFFP, from the coding sequence ATGCGAAGCGATAGCCCAACGAAAGACACGTCCATCACCTTCCAAAGTGGCTTAACGCTTAAATCCTGTCTAATCACCCTACTACTCATACCAATCACTGCGTATTGGCTAATCGAACTTGAGGTCGTCCGCTATACTTTCCCGACAATTATTCACCCGTTTTCAAATGTCATTTTCGTCATTTTTTGGCTCCTGCTGATTCGGCATATACTTGTTAAAATCTCTCCAACGCTCGGTCTCTCTCAGCAGGAGCTTCTCACCATCTACATCATGTTGGGGTTCGTTTCCTGCCTCTGTTCGTATGACATGATGGAGATCTTAGTCCCGATTTTGGGACATCCGTTTCGGTTTGCAACCCCCGAAAACGGCTGGCGAGAACTGCTTTTCAAGCACCTTCCCGAATGGCTTACCGTGCGGGATGAAAAAGCCCTGACACCATTTTATAAAGGAGGTACAACTCTCTACGAAGAGGGGTATTTTAAGGCATGGCTCATCCCCGGCGTTGCTTGGATCGCCTTCCTATTTGCACTGATGGTTGTGATGTTGGGACTCACCACCCTGTTGCGAAAGCAGTGGACGGAACACGAGCGATTGACATATCCACTGATTCAACTCCCGTTGGAGATGACCAATCCTAGGTCTAGCTTCTTTAAAAACAGACTGATGTGGCTTGGCTTCGGTATCGCTGCCTTAATCAGTATCGAAAACCTGCTCAATTCAATCTACCCCGCGTTCCCCTACATCCCCGTCAAACGTCAGAACATCCATCAGTTTTTCACGGAGCGACCTTGGAACGCGATGGGCAGCGTAAGGCTCTCTTTCTACCCCTTCGTCATCGGTATCAGCTTTCTTATGCCGCTTGACCTCCTGCTTTCGTGTTGGGTGTTTTACTGGGTTTTCAAAATTGAGTTGATGGTCGGTAATATCATGGGTTGGCAGGGGTTACCACGCTTCCCCTATATCGCTGAACAGAGTTTCGGCGTGTATATTGGGCTATTCGCGGTTGCATTGTGGACAGGAAGGGCGCATTTTACAAGATTAGGACGCCATCTGTTCAGCAGTACCACATCCACGTCACAACTGGATGACTCCCATGAGCCGATGCGGTATCGGTTGGCATTTGCGTGTGTGGTCTTTGGCACGATTTTCTTAACAGTCTTTTCCTATAAAGCAGGTATGCCCCTATGGGTAATACCACTATTCTTTGGGATTTACTTCTTACTGGGGACGATGATTGCGCGGCTGCGTGCGGAAATGGGATTCCTGTGCCACGATTTTCAAAATGGTGTCGATCCGCATCATATGATTATCGACGCCTTCGGGACACGCCGACTCGGTGCTGGTGCCCTCACCGTTTTTACGTTGTACATGCACGTCACTTTCGCAAACCGTACCAACCTGATGCCGCAGCAACTGGAAGCCTTCAAGATTTCGGAACGGCGAAATATTAATCCCCGCCATATCGTCATCGCCATCGTGCTCGCAACACTCATTGGGGCAATCGCAACGTACTGGCTTTTGTTGGACAACTACTATCGACACGGTGCCGAATCGGGATACTACATGGGCCCAACCACAGGACGGGGCTGGATTTATCACCGACTTGAAAGCTGGCTGAACTCCCCTCAAGAGCGAGATGAACCCGCGCTTGCCTTCATGGGTGGCGGACTCGGTATAGCGGTAGTCCTGATGTTGCTGAGAGGGCGTTTCTTGTGGTGGTCGCTCCACCCCCTCGGCTATGCAATGGCGGATAGTTGGGGGATGTACAATCTATGGAGTTGCCTATTCGTCGCTTGGGCGTTGAAGGCAGTCATCCTGCGCTATGGGGGTCTCAATGCCTATCGACGCGCTATCCCCTGCTTTTTGGGGTTGGCGTTGGGAGATTATCTGTTAAGCAACATCTGGGGAATTTTGAGTATTCTAACCAATACACCTTTATACCAATTTTTCCCCTAG
- a CDS encoding sugar phosphate isomerase/epimerase encodes MKLSCIPVSLYEDIFSGEKSVIDWIRFANTLGLEGVDFSIKFFPSRDEDTLNAISEEGQKIGIEFCAVACYPDFTHPDADQRALEIEQMKADIQLTAALGAKYARVTAGQNHPGTDRSEGIRWAVDGLRQVVDEADKLGVTLVYENHTKGAPWHYWDFSQPSDIFLEILNSLADTSLKVCFDTANSLVLREDPIALLEAVIDRVEVVHVFDIRTPGEFETVLVGTGASPIKQVFSILKRNGYDGWLSIEEASRTGEAGFEKAVPFVRRAWEEVS; translated from the coding sequence ATGAAACTAAGCTGTATACCCGTTTCGCTCTACGAAGATATTTTTAGCGGTGAAAAATCAGTCATTGATTGGATCCGTTTCGCCAATACTCTAGGGCTGGAGGGAGTTGACTTCAGCATAAAATTCTTCCCGAGCCGAGATGAGGATACCCTTAATGCAATCTCTGAGGAAGGGCAAAAGATTGGTATTGAGTTTTGCGCTGTGGCGTGTTATCCTGATTTTACACATCCGGACGCAGATCAACGCGCACTAGAAATAGAACAGATGAAAGCAGACATACAACTGACAGCGGCACTTGGCGCCAAATACGCCCGCGTAACCGCCGGACAGAATCACCCCGGCACGGATCGGTCAGAAGGAATCCGATGGGCAGTGGATGGACTCCGTCAAGTCGTCGATGAAGCAGATAAGTTGGGGGTAACTTTAGTCTACGAAAATCACACAAAAGGTGCTCCCTGGCACTATTGGGACTTCTCACAACCTAGCGATATTTTCCTAGAAATTCTCAACAGCCTTGCGGATACGTCTCTCAAGGTCTGCTTTGACACCGCAAATTCGCTTGTTCTCCGAGAAGATCCAATAGCGCTGCTAGAAGCCGTGATAGACCGAGTGGAAGTTGTTCATGTGTTTGACATCCGTACCCCAGGTGAATTCGAGACCGTCCTTGTTGGCACGGGAGCATCACCTATCAAACAGGTTTTCTCCATTCTGAAACGAAACGGCTACGATGGCTGGTTAAGTATTGAGGAGGCAAGTCGTACAGGAGAAGCCGGATTTGAAAAAGCTGTCCCCTTCGTTCGCCGTGCATGGGAGGAGGTCTCATAG
- a CDS encoding sulfatase-like hydrolase/transferase, producing the protein MNIICICLDTFRADIIGSGKKYSHTQTPNLDAFAAESIRFTRAFGEGQPTLQIRRGLFTGMRSFPWRFNFDRRGHWHHAPGWHKIPPEQDTIAEVLLERGYLTALIADTYHMFKPTMNFSRGFAHLDFIRGQESDNWRSGDPRLIEDQLRQHVREPIDWQRHAGLVNYLLNQRHRRSEDDYSCARVFRSACEWLDDNHTVGPFFLWIDSFDPHEPWDPPPGYADAYLPDYSGKDFITPGAASEQGDPTEDELRRIEALYLGEVTFVDKCIGRLLSKIEELKLRDDTLVVVLSDHGTQLRDQGRFGKGPDQLHPFNTQLNLLIRHPERQQAQEVDAFVQNHDLMPTLLHQLGIPCDWTDGVDFWQLVTGEKSSIRDRIIIGWANFATGNARGRVSVRDEHWNFCTAVGYDDSDGDELFNLVDDPAEIHNVAENHPTVVNACRTEVEGLLGQPLPGRMIEVCDPAPGPMTHWLQQKLQQFN; encoded by the coding sequence ATGAACATTATCTGCATTTGCTTAGACACATTTCGAGCCGATATCATCGGCTCCGGCAAAAAGTACAGCCACACACAGACGCCCAACCTAGATGCCTTTGCAGCCGAAAGCATTCGGTTCACACGGGCATTTGGGGAAGGTCAACCCACACTTCAGATTCGCCGTGGACTGTTCACTGGAATGAGGAGTTTTCCGTGGCGATTCAACTTCGACCGCCGGGGACATTGGCACCACGCACCCGGTTGGCATAAAATCCCTCCAGAGCAAGATACAATCGCTGAAGTCCTACTAGAGAGAGGCTATCTGACAGCCTTGATTGCCGATACCTATCACATGTTCAAACCTACAATGAATTTCTCACGCGGGTTTGCTCACTTGGACTTCATCAGAGGACAGGAATCGGACAACTGGCGAAGTGGCGATCCCCGTCTGATTGAAGATCAACTAAGACAGCACGTCAGGGAACCGATTGACTGGCAGCGCCACGCAGGTTTGGTCAACTACCTACTCAATCAACGACATCGGCGCTCTGAAGATGATTACAGCTGCGCTCGTGTATTTCGGTCCGCCTGTGAATGGCTCGACGATAATCACACGGTAGGGCCGTTCTTCCTATGGATAGACAGCTTTGATCCACACGAGCCGTGGGATCCACCACCCGGCTATGCAGATGCATATCTCCCCGACTATTCGGGCAAAGACTTCATCACGCCAGGCGCAGCATCTGAACAGGGCGATCCAACGGAAGATGAACTCCGCAGGATCGAAGCGCTCTACCTCGGCGAAGTTACCTTCGTCGACAAATGTATTGGACGCCTGCTCTCCAAAATAGAGGAGTTAAAGCTACGCGATGACACGCTGGTGGTAGTTCTCTCCGACCACGGCACCCAACTTCGTGATCAAGGACGTTTCGGAAAAGGTCCCGACCAGCTGCACCCATTCAATACCCAACTGAATCTGTTGATTCGCCATCCAGAACGACAACAAGCCCAGGAGGTTGATGCGTTTGTTCAGAACCACGATCTGATGCCGACCTTGCTACATCAGCTTGGCATTCCATGTGATTGGACAGACGGGGTGGACTTCTGGCAACTGGTGACAGGTGAAAAATCATCTATCCGCGACCGAATCATAATTGGTTGGGCAAATTTCGCAACAGGCAACGCACGGGGTCGCGTGAGCGTAAGAGATGAACACTGGAACTTTTGCACCGCCGTCGGTTATGACGATTCGGACGGTGATGAACTCTTCAACTTGGTAGATGACCCCGCAGAAATCCATAATGTAGCAGAGAATCATCCAACTGTGGTCAATGCTTGCCGCACGGAAGTAGAAGGATTGCTTGGCCAACCTCTACCGGGGCGTATGATTGAGGTGTGCGATCCGGCACCGGGACCGATGACGCACTGGCTACAGCAAAAACTCCAGCAATTCAACTGA